A section of the Subtercola frigoramans genome encodes:
- the nadD gene encoding nicotinate-nucleotide adenylyltransferase: MTAVTPALEGQPRRPRIGIMGGTFDPIHHGHLVAASEVAQFFDLDTVLFVPTGQPWQKTDVTEAEHRYLMTVIATASNPRFTVSRVDIDRGGPTYTIDTLRDLKAANPDADLFFISGADAIAQILGWKDAVELWSLAHFVAVSRPGHTLAISALPRQDVSYLEVPALAISSTDCRGRVGRGFPVWYLVPDGVVQYITKHHLYRSVE; encoded by the coding sequence ATGACGGCAGTGACGCCGGCGCTCGAGGGGCAGCCGCGGCGACCGCGGATCGGGATCATGGGCGGCACCTTCGACCCAATCCACCACGGCCACCTCGTCGCCGCGAGTGAAGTGGCACAGTTCTTCGACCTCGACACTGTGCTCTTCGTGCCAACGGGCCAGCCTTGGCAGAAGACCGATGTGACAGAGGCAGAGCACCGGTATCTCATGACGGTGATCGCGACAGCATCCAACCCTCGTTTCACGGTGAGCCGGGTCGACATCGATCGCGGCGGGCCCACCTACACGATCGACACGCTGCGCGACCTGAAGGCGGCGAACCCCGATGCAGACCTGTTCTTCATCTCGGGGGCTGACGCGATCGCGCAGATTCTCGGCTGGAAAGACGCCGTCGAACTCTGGTCTCTCGCCCACTTCGTCGCGGTGTCGCGGCCGGGCCACACCCTCGCCATTTCCGCTTTGCCGCGCCAGGACGTAAGCTATTTGGAAGTTCCGGCGCTCGCGATTTCGTCAACCGACTGTCGTGGGCGGGTAGGCCGGGGATTCCCAGTGTGGTACTTGGTACCCGACGGTGTAGTTCAGTACATCACCAAGCATCACCTATATCGGAGTGTTGAATGA
- a CDS encoding DUF4031 domain-containing protein translates to MTVFIDLPRWPAHNTLWSHLVSDTSLDELHHFAALLGVPRRGFDLDHYDLPSERYDDAIAAGAVPASMREIVEALRSSGLRVTARDRPTKSR, encoded by the coding sequence GTGACCGTGTTCATCGATCTTCCGCGGTGGCCCGCCCACAACACGCTGTGGTCGCACCTGGTCAGCGACACCTCCCTCGACGAGCTGCATCACTTCGCAGCCCTTCTCGGGGTGCCGAGGCGCGGCTTCGACCTCGACCACTACGACCTGCCGTCAGAGCGCTACGACGATGCCATCGCCGCCGGCGCGGTGCCGGCGTCGATGCGCGAGATCGTCGAGGCTTTGCGGTCGAGCGGCCTGCGCGTCACCGCCCGAGACCGCCCGACCAAGAGTCGCTAG
- a CDS encoding carboxylesterase/lipase family protein has product MTTDALVIHTTHGPVRGFADGPVQVWKGIPFAAAPVGELRWRAPRVPLAWSEVRDATVFGNVCPQAANAVISLDPTAPHDEDCLNLNVWRSSGSTTGTDGTGETPGAGADSSGALVPVMVWVHGGAYVFGSSSQKLFDGASLVAGGEVILVTINYRLGGLGFLELSSLNSETEHFDTNLALRDVVLALEWVRDNIAAFGGDPKAVTLFGESAGGGIVTTLMTVPAAKGLFARAVAQSSPATSVYDEHRASTVASAFLEQLEVTPEQAVMLRDISVDRIVEASMAVFQKVPTTAPGTLAFAPVVDGDLVPEHPLTVFREGRAHAVPLIIGTNKDEAAMFTMMKSPLMPIQPDTIREMFNGIAAEHPEITLPSEAQIGSAYSGLSVKAEGMGVARDVGFRMPAVWIAEGQSVVAPVYLYRFDWATPMLRMLGIGATHATELPYLWGNLVSGPKDITFKLGGLRVGKTVSAHMQERWLAFAVTGTPHGLEGEPEWRSYTQGERSTLVIDRHDRVVDDLDGDLRKAWGDEVLSFL; this is encoded by the coding sequence ATGACGACCGACGCCCTGGTCATCCACACAACCCACGGCCCCGTGCGCGGTTTCGCCGACGGTCCGGTGCAGGTGTGGAAGGGAATTCCCTTCGCCGCTGCGCCCGTCGGTGAGTTGCGCTGGCGTGCACCCCGTGTGCCGCTCGCCTGGAGCGAGGTGCGCGATGCCACCGTCTTCGGCAACGTCTGCCCACAGGCGGCCAATGCGGTCATCTCGCTCGACCCGACGGCACCACACGATGAGGACTGCCTGAATCTCAATGTCTGGCGCTCCTCGGGGTCGACCACCGGCACAGACGGCACGGGCGAAACGCCCGGAGCAGGTGCCGATTCGTCGGGCGCCCTGGTCCCCGTCATGGTCTGGGTTCACGGCGGAGCCTACGTGTTCGGCTCGTCGAGCCAGAAACTGTTTGACGGCGCGTCGCTGGTGGCCGGCGGCGAGGTGATCCTTGTGACGATCAACTACCGACTCGGTGGACTCGGGTTTCTCGAACTCTCGTCACTGAACTCAGAGACCGAGCACTTCGATACCAACCTCGCCCTGCGTGACGTAGTGCTGGCACTCGAGTGGGTGCGCGACAACATTGCGGCTTTCGGCGGCGATCCCAAAGCCGTGACGCTGTTCGGTGAGTCGGCAGGCGGCGGCATCGTCACCACCCTGATGACCGTGCCGGCCGCGAAGGGGCTCTTCGCCCGGGCCGTGGCGCAGAGCTCACCGGCGACCTCCGTGTACGACGAGCACCGGGCATCCACGGTCGCCAGCGCGTTTCTCGAGCAGCTCGAGGTGACGCCGGAGCAGGCCGTGATGTTGCGCGACATCAGCGTAGACCGCATCGTCGAGGCGAGCATGGCCGTCTTTCAGAAAGTACCGACCACGGCACCCGGAACCCTCGCCTTTGCGCCGGTCGTCGACGGCGATCTTGTGCCAGAACACCCGCTGACGGTCTTCCGTGAGGGCAGGGCACACGCCGTGCCTCTGATCATCGGTACGAACAAAGATGAAGCAGCTATGTTCACGATGATGAAGTCGCCGCTGATGCCGATTCAGCCCGACACCATCAGGGAGATGTTCAACGGCATTGCCGCCGAGCACCCCGAAATCACGCTGCCGAGTGAGGCCCAGATCGGCTCGGCATACTCTGGGCTCTCGGTGAAGGCCGAGGGCATGGGCGTCGCGCGCGACGTAGGGTTCCGCATGCCGGCGGTCTGGATCGCCGAGGGGCAGAGCGTTGTCGCGCCGGTCTACCTCTACCGCTTCGACTGGGCGACACCCATGCTCCGGATGCTCGGCATCGGCGCCACGCACGCCACCGAATTGCCCTACCTCTGGGGCAACCTCGTCTCGGGACCGAAAGACATCACGTTCAAACTCGGCGGACTGCGCGTGGGCAAGACGGTCTCGGCCCACATGCAGGAGCGCTGGCTCGCCTTCGCCGTCACCGGCACACCGCACGGTCTCGAGGGTGAGCCAGAGTGGAGGAGCTATACGCAGGGTGAGCGTTCGACGCTGGTCATCGACCGGCACGATCGAGTGGTGGACGACCTCGACGGTGACCTTCGGAAGGCGTGGGGTGACGAGGTTCTGAGCTTCCTCTAG
- a CDS encoding MerR family transcriptional regulator, translating into MEWSIQQIARLAGTTSRTLRHYGEVGLVTPSRIGDNEYRYYDAVALVRLQRVLLLRELGLGIPAIAEILAGQRNDTVALRAHLEWLTEEKKRLDRLMTSVSRTIHDLEKGEEPMAEKMFDGFDHTVYKDEVEEKWGAESYAASDRWYTSMSQRESDDFLMAAAELASDWASAAQCGAAIDGPLAQELAKRQCDWLCGIPGAPKSADGRPTKQYFSWLGDSYVNDERFAVNYGGTEGATFVRDAMRVFAEAEL; encoded by the coding sequence ATGGAGTGGAGCATCCAGCAGATCGCGCGTTTGGCGGGCACCACGAGTCGCACGCTGCGTCACTACGGCGAGGTGGGGCTCGTGACGCCGAGCCGGATCGGCGACAACGAGTACCGGTACTACGACGCCGTCGCGCTTGTTCGCCTGCAGCGAGTGTTGCTGTTGCGCGAGCTCGGGCTGGGCATCCCGGCCATAGCCGAGATTCTGGCGGGGCAACGAAACGACACCGTTGCGCTGCGTGCACACCTGGAGTGGCTCACCGAAGAGAAGAAACGGCTCGACCGCCTGATGACGAGCGTTTCACGAACAATCCACGACCTGGAGAAAGGCGAAGAACCGATGGCAGAGAAGATGTTCGACGGATTCGATCACACCGTCTACAAAGACGAGGTCGAAGAGAAGTGGGGCGCAGAATCCTATGCGGCAAGCGACAGGTGGTACACCTCGATGTCACAGAGGGAGAGCGATGATTTTCTGATGGCTGCAGCAGAATTGGCTTCCGACTGGGCCAGTGCCGCACAGTGCGGCGCGGCGATCGACGGCCCTCTCGCCCAGGAATTGGCGAAGCGCCAGTGCGACTGGCTTTGCGGCATCCCTGGTGCTCCGAAGTCCGCCGACGGCCGGCCGACGAAACAGTACTTCAGCTGGTTGGGCGATTCCTATGTGAATGACGAACGGTTTGCTGTGAACTATGGCGGCACGGAGGGCGCGACCTTCGTGCGAGATGCGATGCGCGTGTTCGCAGAAGCCGAGCTGTAG
- a CDS encoding glutamate-5-semialdehyde dehydrogenase, translated as MSHTTLDAPSLTDKLLAARTASLTLATANADLKNRALHAIADAVEGGAGTILPANELDLANGRENGLSKALQDRLALTDARLTVLADAVREITTLVDPVGESIRGRVLPNGVRIDQVRVPFGVVGVIYEARPNVTVDIAALALKSGNAVVLRGGSAAENTNSVLVSLIQEALASVGLPADSVQTIDEFGRDGAKELMQARGLVDVLIPRGSASLINTVVAESKVPVIETGAGVVHVFLDESADEKWAVDIVHNAKVQRPSVCNALETLLVHRGAAERLLPAVLARLRASGVVIHGDDETRALFADAVAATEEDWQAEYMSLDLAVRVVGDIDEAMEHIRQYSTHHTESIITNDLGNAERFLNEVDSAAVMVNASTRFTDGGEFGFGAEVGISTQKLHARGPMGLPELTSTKWLVRGSGQIRQ; from the coding sequence ATGTCGCACACCACTCTCGACGCTCCTTCGCTGACCGACAAACTGCTCGCGGCGCGTACCGCCTCGCTGACTCTCGCAACGGCGAACGCCGACCTCAAGAACCGAGCACTGCACGCCATCGCCGATGCCGTCGAAGGCGGCGCGGGCACGATTCTGCCGGCGAACGAGCTCGACCTGGCGAACGGCCGCGAGAACGGTCTCTCGAAGGCGCTGCAAGACAGGCTGGCGCTGACGGATGCTCGGCTCACCGTCCTCGCCGATGCCGTGCGCGAGATCACCACTCTTGTCGACCCGGTCGGTGAGAGCATCCGTGGCCGCGTGCTGCCCAACGGCGTGCGCATCGACCAGGTGCGGGTGCCGTTCGGTGTGGTCGGCGTGATCTACGAGGCGCGGCCCAACGTCACCGTCGACATCGCGGCTCTGGCGCTCAAGAGCGGCAACGCCGTGGTGCTTCGTGGGGGGTCTGCCGCCGAGAACACCAACAGTGTGCTGGTGTCGCTCATTCAGGAGGCGCTTGCGAGCGTGGGGCTGCCCGCCGATTCGGTGCAGACCATCGACGAATTCGGGCGTGACGGCGCGAAAGAACTCATGCAGGCTCGAGGCCTCGTCGACGTACTCATCCCTCGGGGAAGCGCGTCGCTCATCAACACGGTGGTGGCCGAATCGAAGGTTCCCGTCATCGAGACGGGTGCCGGCGTGGTCCACGTGTTCCTCGACGAGAGCGCCGACGAGAAGTGGGCCGTCGACATCGTGCACAACGCCAAGGTGCAGCGCCCGAGCGTGTGCAACGCCCTCGAGACACTGCTGGTGCACCGCGGTGCTGCAGAGCGGCTGTTGCCCGCCGTGCTGGCCCGCCTCCGGGCATCCGGTGTCGTCATTCATGGCGACGACGAGACACGGGCGCTCTTCGCCGACGCGGTCGCGGCCACCGAAGAAGACTGGCAGGCCGAATACATGAGCCTCGACCTGGCCGTCAGGGTCGTCGGCGACATCGATGAAGCGATGGAGCACATCCGCCAGTACTCGACGCACCACACCGAGTCGATCATCACCAATGACCTCGGCAATGCCGAACGCTTCCTCAACGAGGTCGACTCTGCCGCCGTGATGGTGAATGCATCGACGCGCTTCACGGACGGCGGCGAGTTCGGGTTCGGTGCGGAGGTCGGCATCTCCACCCAGAAGCTCCACGCGCGAGGGCCGATGGGGCTGCCCGAGTTGACGAGTACAAAGTGGCTCGTGCGTGGCAGCGGCCAGATCAGGCAGTGA
- the proB gene encoding glutamate 5-kinase, producing MTRSLLSSRDGIVAARRVVVKVGSSSISGENAGQIGPLVAALAAAHGRGTEVILVSSGAIATGMPYLQLDARPTDLATQQAAAAVGQNVLIYRYQDSLDRFGIVAGQVLLTAGDLENPSHRSNAQRAMERLLGLRILPIVNENDTVATHEIRFGDNDRLAALVSILVRAELLVLLSDVDALYTRPPHEAGAVKIVDVPVGDLLSDVTFGDIGAAGVGTGGAATKVSAARLAADAGTAVLVTSASLVNEALAGHPVGTFFVPQHA from the coding sequence GTGACACGCAGTCTCCTCTCGTCGCGTGACGGGATCGTCGCGGCCAGGCGCGTCGTCGTGAAGGTCGGCTCCTCGTCGATCAGCGGCGAGAATGCCGGCCAGATCGGCCCGCTCGTCGCAGCGCTCGCTGCTGCGCACGGTCGCGGCACCGAGGTCATCCTCGTTTCGTCGGGTGCGATCGCCACCGGTATGCCCTACCTGCAACTGGATGCCCGGCCCACCGACCTCGCAACCCAACAGGCTGCCGCGGCCGTCGGCCAGAACGTGCTCATCTACCGCTACCAGGACAGCCTCGACCGCTTCGGAATCGTGGCGGGCCAGGTGCTGCTCACCGCCGGCGACCTCGAGAATCCGAGCCACCGCTCGAACGCCCAGCGGGCGATGGAGCGGCTTCTGGGCCTTCGGATCCTGCCCATCGTGAACGAGAACGACACCGTCGCCACGCACGAGATCCGTTTCGGCGACAACGACCGGCTGGCTGCCCTCGTGTCGATCCTGGTCAGGGCCGAGTTGCTGGTGCTGCTCTCCGACGTCGATGCCCTGTACACACGTCCTCCCCACGAAGCGGGTGCCGTGAAGATCGTCGACGTGCCGGTGGGCGACCTGCTCAGCGATGTGACGTTCGGCGACATCGGTGCGGCTGGTGTCGGCACCGGGGGAGCTGCAACGAAGGTGTCGGCGGCGCGCCTCGCGGCAGACGCAGGCACCGCCGTTCTGGTGACGAGTGCGTCGCTCGTGAACGAAGCGCTCGCCGGGCATCCGGTCGGTACGTTCTTCGTTCCCCAGCACGCCTGA
- the obgE gene encoding GTPase ObgE yields MATFVDQVTLHLRAGNGGNGCVSIKREKFKPLAGPDGGNGGNGGDIVLVSDPQTTTILEYHRRPHRVSENGGPGMGDHRSGFSSEDLILPVPVGTVVKDEEGNTLVDMDEPGIRIVVAPGGQGGLGNAALSSSKRKAPGFALLGTPGWEGDIFLELKTVADIALVGYPSAGKSSLVAAMSAAKPKIADYPFTTLHPNLGVVQAGEVRYTVADVPGLIEGASEGKGLGLEFLRHVERCSALLHVLDCATLEPDRDPISDLDIILAELAAYPVPEGQLPLLDRPQLIALNKIDVPEARDLAEMVRPDLEARGYRVFEISTASHEGLPALSFALAEVVTKARAEAQLEQAKPRIVIRPKAVDDADFVVKVEGGSFGNIYRVLGGKPQRWVAQTDFTNEEAIGFLADRLAKLGVEDELFRAGAVGGSTVVIGPGNGIVFDWEPTLTSTAELVTAPRGTDPRLDINPRRTNQTRRERYVEMMDAKAAARAELVREKEAGLWGDEADGLGDSEFTEADFAAAAAGAGASSVDDAAESQAERPSDKDDA; encoded by the coding sequence ATGGCAACGTTTGTTGACCAAGTAACCCTCCATCTGCGCGCCGGAAACGGCGGCAACGGCTGCGTGTCGATCAAGCGGGAGAAGTTCAAGCCGCTTGCAGGCCCCGACGGCGGCAACGGCGGCAACGGCGGAGACATCGTTCTCGTGAGCGACCCGCAGACGACGACCATTCTCGAATACCACCGCCGGCCCCACCGTGTCAGTGAGAACGGTGGCCCGGGAATGGGCGACCACCGTAGCGGCTTCTCCAGCGAAGACCTGATCCTGCCAGTGCCGGTAGGCACCGTCGTGAAAGACGAGGAGGGCAACACTCTCGTCGACATGGACGAGCCGGGCATCCGTATCGTCGTCGCACCCGGTGGCCAGGGGGGCCTCGGCAACGCGGCCCTTTCGTCGAGCAAGCGCAAAGCTCCCGGTTTCGCGCTGTTGGGCACTCCCGGCTGGGAAGGCGACATCTTTCTCGAGCTCAAGACGGTGGCCGACATCGCCCTCGTGGGGTACCCCTCCGCCGGCAAGTCGAGCCTCGTCGCGGCGATGTCGGCAGCGAAACCGAAGATCGCGGACTACCCGTTCACAACGTTGCACCCCAACCTTGGTGTCGTTCAGGCCGGCGAGGTGCGCTACACCGTTGCCGATGTTCCCGGGCTCATCGAAGGCGCCAGCGAGGGCAAGGGCCTCGGTCTCGAATTCCTTCGGCACGTCGAACGGTGCAGCGCCCTTCTGCACGTGCTCGACTGCGCCACGCTCGAGCCCGATCGCGACCCGATCAGCGACCTCGACATCATTCTCGCCGAGCTCGCCGCCTACCCGGTGCCAGAGGGCCAGCTCCCGCTGCTCGACCGCCCGCAGCTGATCGCACTCAACAAGATCGACGTGCCCGAAGCGCGCGACCTGGCTGAAATGGTTCGCCCTGACCTCGAGGCACGCGGCTACCGCGTATTCGAGATCTCGACCGCCAGCCATGAGGGCCTGCCTGCGCTCTCGTTCGCTCTCGCCGAGGTTGTCACCAAGGCGCGCGCCGAGGCCCAGCTCGAACAGGCGAAGCCGCGCATCGTTATCCGGCCGAAGGCTGTCGACGATGCTGACTTCGTCGTCAAAGTCGAGGGTGGGTCGTTCGGAAACATCTACCGGGTGCTGGGCGGCAAGCCCCAACGCTGGGTCGCACAGACAGACTTCACCAACGAAGAGGCCATCGGCTTTCTCGCCGACCGGCTCGCCAAGCTGGGCGTCGAAGACGAGTTGTTCCGCGCGGGGGCCGTGGGCGGCTCGACCGTCGTCATCGGCCCGGGCAACGGCATCGTGTTCGACTGGGAGCCGACCCTCACCTCGACGGCCGAACTGGTCACGGCACCTCGCGGTACCGACCCGCGCCTCGACATCAATCCTCGCCGCACCAACCAGACCCGTCGCGAGCGCTACGTCGAGATGATGGATGCCAAGGCTGCCGCGCGCGCTGAACTCGTCCGTGAGAAAGAAGCCGGCCTCTGGGGCGATGAGGCAGACGGTCTCGGGGATTCCGAGTTCACCGAGGCGGACTTCGCCGCTGCTGCAGCAGGCGCCGGCGCATCCAGCGTCGACGATGCCGCTGAATCACAGGCGGAGCGCCCCAGTGACAAGGATGACGCGTGA
- a CDS encoding type II toxin-antitoxin system RelE family toxin — protein MNEKYEVTFTKSARRALAEGLPEKVATAAFEFILGALSENPTRLGKQLEEPLYPLYSARRGEYRIIYRIIDRQLVIVIISIVHRRDAYKTH, from the coding sequence GTGAATGAGAAGTATGAGGTCACATTCACCAAGTCCGCGCGCAGGGCGCTCGCTGAGGGGCTTCCCGAGAAAGTAGCCACTGCGGCATTCGAGTTCATTCTGGGTGCACTGAGCGAGAACCCCACACGACTGGGCAAGCAACTCGAAGAGCCGCTCTATCCGCTGTATTCGGCCCGCCGCGGTGAGTACAGGATCATCTACCGAATCATCGACCGGCAGCTGGTTATCGTGATCATCTCGATCGTGCACCGGAGGGATGCTTACAAGACACACTGA
- the rplU gene encoding 50S ribosomal protein L21, whose translation MVYAVVRAGGRQEKVEVGTIVTLDRIKADKDGNIQLAAVLLVDGEKITSDSKSLAKITVTAEVLEDLRGPKIVIQKFKNKTGYKKRQGHRSELTRVKVTTIK comes from the coding sequence GTGGTTTACGCAGTTGTGCGCGCCGGTGGTCGGCAAGAGAAGGTAGAGGTTGGCACGATCGTCACCCTCGACCGCATCAAGGCCGACAAAGACGGCAACATCCAGCTGGCAGCGGTGTTGCTGGTCGACGGTGAGAAGATCACGTCTGACTCGAAGTCGCTGGCCAAGATCACGGTCACCGCAGAGGTCCTCGAAGACCTCCGTGGGCCGAAGATCGTCATCCAGAAGTTCAAGAACAAGACCGGATACAAGAAGCGCCAGGGCCACCGCTCTGAGCTGACTCGTGTCAAGGTCACCACGATCAAGTAA
- the rpmA gene encoding 50S ribosomal protein L27, whose translation MAHKKGASSTRNGRDSNAQRLGVKRFGGQVVSAGEIIVRQRGTHFHPGVNVGRGGDDTLFALAAGSVEFGQKGGRKVINIVVPVAAEAALVSA comes from the coding sequence ATGGCACACAAAAAGGGCGCGAGTTCCACTCGCAACGGTCGTGACTCCAACGCGCAGCGACTCGGCGTGAAGCGCTTCGGTGGTCAGGTCGTCTCCGCTGGCGAGATCATCGTTCGCCAGCGTGGCACGCACTTCCACCCCGGCGTCAACGTCGGCCGTGGCGGCGACGACACGCTGTTCGCTCTGGCTGCAGGCTCTGTCGAGTTCGGCCAGAAGGGTGGCCGCAAGGTCATCAATATTGTCGTTCCGGTGGCGGCTGAGGCTGCCTTGGTGTCTGCCTAG
- a CDS encoding type II toxin-antitoxin system Phd/YefM family antitoxin, whose product MTTLSVADARANFSRIVESAATTHERFEVTKNGGRAAVILGADDYDSLIETVELLRDSESIEAIRVGIREVEAGEVYDLENVRAAMREAGRLAE is encoded by the coding sequence ATGACAACTCTTTCCGTTGCAGATGCCCGGGCCAATTTCTCTCGCATCGTCGAATCGGCCGCGACGACGCATGAGCGCTTCGAAGTCACGAAGAACGGTGGCCGAGCCGCCGTAATCCTCGGTGCTGACGACTACGACTCGTTGATCGAGACGGTTGAGCTGCTGAGAGATTCAGAGTCGATCGAGGCGATTCGTGTGGGTATTCGCGAAGTCGAAGCGGGTGAGGTGTACGACCTCGAGAACGTTCGCGCTGCCATGCGAGAAGCAGGCCGTCTCGCCGAGTGA
- the rsfS gene encoding ribosome silencing factor: MTATPRSLELTQIAATAADAKQAENIVALDVSGPLPLTDVFLLASGRNEPQVRAIAEEVIDKLLEHGVKLLRREGLSEGRWVLLDFGDVVVHVFHDEDRMYYSLERLWKDCPVVPLTISVG; encoded by the coding sequence GTGACTGCAACACCTCGTTCCCTAGAACTCACCCAGATCGCCGCAACGGCGGCCGACGCCAAGCAGGCCGAAAACATCGTCGCACTCGATGTCTCCGGCCCCCTGCCCCTGACCGACGTCTTCCTGCTCGCCTCGGGCCGCAACGAACCCCAGGTTCGCGCCATCGCCGAAGAGGTCATCGACAAGCTCCTCGAACACGGCGTGAAGCTCCTGCGCCGCGAGGGCCTCTCTGAGGGCCGCTGGGTGCTGCTCGACTTCGGCGACGTCGTCGTGCACGTCTTCCACGACGAAGACCGCATGTACTACTCCCTGGAGCGCCTGTGGAAGGACTGCCCGGTCGTTCCGCTCACCATCTCGGTGGGCTGA
- a CDS encoding TIGR03767 family metallophosphoesterase — MPGLSRRQFVAQVAALSAAWGLSAELLGQTLSAQGASAGAAPRTGAAIADAAAAAASGPTGSTLVQTVLQGSAGAAKYRTLVAGPGEPYVPRLDVLGRAPNASRVAARRSLLYLGHLSDLHVIDAQSPGRIEPMIEQNHAAWGSAFHPQDPLTVHVTAAMVKGFSDLRVSAVTGAPMGAAIVTGDSADMHSHHELRWYIDILDGKSVLPSSGSSGTFEGVQAWAEATWAYRPNDPAGGDFGDYGFPRLPELLSQAISKPVESVGLPVPWYAVYGNHDTLLLGTFGLSSQLRALAVGGQKAYSVDATASSILEGYAATASPLQRMIDAVGLQLGLRPGFRSVSPDDSRYLFEQRDFMAEHFVTETTPGPVGHGFTQHNLDTGQTWWETELTPGIRAFGLDTCNQVAGPDGAVSDTQFQWLKGELQAAQAEKKLVLIFSHHNSLTLENRAQRPGDTEVLHGAEEFVELLLQYPVVIGWLNGHTHLNQILAHTGAAGRGFWEITTASCIDFPQQQQTVEVVDNRDGTLSLFTTVVDHASPVTPGGSGSYLDLASQSRELAANDWAETPLMRRGSRLDRNTELLVTAPFDLESVSDAALELQHTAERARLLAYEQKASS; from the coding sequence ATGCCAGGATTGTCTCGCCGCCAGTTCGTGGCGCAGGTCGCTGCTCTGTCTGCCGCCTGGGGGCTCAGCGCCGAACTCCTGGGCCAGACCCTCTCTGCACAGGGTGCCAGCGCAGGGGCGGCTCCGAGAACCGGAGCCGCGATCGCCGATGCGGCAGCAGCGGCGGCATCCGGGCCAACGGGCTCGACCCTCGTGCAGACCGTTCTGCAGGGCTCTGCCGGAGCAGCGAAGTACCGCACACTGGTCGCCGGCCCCGGCGAACCCTACGTGCCCCGCCTCGATGTGCTCGGCCGGGCCCCGAACGCCTCCCGTGTCGCCGCCCGTCGTTCCCTGCTCTACCTCGGCCATCTGTCTGACCTTCATGTGATCGACGCGCAGTCGCCGGGCCGAATCGAGCCCATGATCGAACAGAACCATGCGGCCTGGGGTTCGGCATTCCACCCGCAGGACCCGCTCACGGTTCACGTCACCGCCGCGATGGTGAAGGGATTCTCCGATCTGCGGGTGAGCGCCGTGACCGGGGCGCCGATGGGGGCCGCCATCGTCACCGGCGACAGCGCCGACATGCACTCGCACCACGAACTCCGCTGGTACATCGACATTCTCGACGGCAAATCCGTTCTGCCCTCGAGCGGGTCGTCTGGCACCTTCGAGGGGGTGCAGGCGTGGGCAGAGGCGACCTGGGCGTACCGGCCGAACGACCCCGCCGGCGGCGACTTCGGCGACTACGGGTTCCCTCGCCTGCCTGAGCTGCTGTCGCAGGCCATCTCGAAGCCCGTCGAATCTGTCGGGCTGCCTGTGCCGTGGTACGCGGTCTACGGCAACCACGACACGCTGCTGCTCGGCACCTTCGGCCTCAGCTCGCAACTGCGTGCCCTCGCGGTCGGCGGACAGAAGGCTTACTCGGTCGACGCGACGGCGAGCTCGATTCTCGAAGGCTACGCCGCGACGGCAAGCCCCCTGCAACGGATGATCGACGCCGTCGGCTTGCAGCTCGGCCTTCGCCCGGGGTTCCGCTCGGTCTCGCCCGACGATTCGCGGTACCTGTTCGAGCAGCGTGACTTCATGGCAGAGCATTTCGTGACCGAGACGACCCCCGGGCCCGTCGGGCACGGGTTCACGCAGCACAACCTCGACACCGGGCAGACGTGGTGGGAGACCGAGCTCACCCCGGGCATCCGTGCCTTCGGCCTCGACACCTGCAACCAGGTCGCTGGCCCCGATGGCGCCGTCTCCGACACCCAGTTCCAGTGGTTGAAGGGCGAGCTGCAGGCGGCGCAGGCCGAGAAGAAGCTCGTGCTGATCTTCAGCCACCACAACAGCCTCACCCTCGAGAACCGCGCCCAGCGACCGGGCGACACGGAGGTGCTGCACGGGGCAGAGGAGTTCGTCGAGCTGTTGCTGCAGTACCCGGTGGTGATCGGGTGGCTCAACGGCCACACCCATCTGAATCAGATCCTGGCGCACACCGGCGCCGCTGGCCGCGGGTTCTGGGAGATCACGACCGCATCGTGCATCGACTTTCCGCAGCAGCAGCAGACAGTCGAGGTGGTCGACAACCGCGACGGCACCCTCTCGCTCTTCACCACGGTGGTCGACCATGCCTCGCCAGTCACACCGGGCGGGTCGGGAAGCTACCTCGACCTCGCGTCACAGAGCCGGGAACTCGCCGCGAACGACTGGGCCGAGACGCCACTCATGCGACGGGGCTCGCGGCTCGACCGCAACACCGAGCTGCTGGTGACGGCACCGTTCGACCTCGAGTCCGTCAGCGATGCGGCGCTCGAGCTGCAGCACACGGCCGAGCGAGCCCGACTGCTTGCCTACGAGCAGAAGGCGTCATCGTGA